Within Gouania willdenowi chromosome 24, fGouWil2.1, whole genome shotgun sequence, the genomic segment cttggggtcaatctgaccccagaaaatgtttttttttttttagaaaattcttaaccaagtttttgtgtcaggcaatttgtttatttgttaaatacataaataacccctcgataatgaaaccttgacctgttctctagcgccaccatcaggccaaacttttaaatgagAATAAATTAATCTTCaacagttttcatccaaatcttttcaaatttactgacaacagtAATGACCACGAGAGtgtgaaccctattggttggtggtgatgatatgacctttcctgccaCGTTACCAGGTCAATGGGAATGTGAGGTCACACACTGACATACATGTTTCACACAGGTAACACAGCTTGGGGTTAAATTGACCCCAGATGAACACTAATGTGTGCAATATGCATCCAGCACAAAAATCATCATTCGTAcaccatcaaattaggaaaagtcgtGAAATATGtagcaaaaaagaaaagttaactagtatgtttttttaatgataaacattgaatagggtcaaattgaccccacgGATAACGGGAGGGTTAAAAGAGACTCAAAAGGATGGTATTGCTATCAGCAAAATGCATAAATCACATAAAACCACACAACCAAATAGACAGTTAAGTCCTATTTAAATGTCACtgagtgaataaatgaatgaagacAATGAGTGGACTCTGGTTAGGAGCATGAGGCAACATCCAGGTGCTGCACAAGGTCAGAAATGTTCTGCCTCCTGCAGGTAAATGACTGAAATGCCATTTTAAGGACTGGAGTAAATACAGTATTAGGTCAGACCGTTGAGTTGGATCCTCATCGACAGAGTGATGCTGACACCTTGTGGAAATCTGTATGTAATATTTTCCAACCCAGTGATTCCCTTCCTATTATTAGGAATGACTAACAGGTTTTATCCCAGAGGCTGTTTGTAATTCAATGACGTAGGAAAATCATACACAAATACCTGTCGGCTTCTTCAACACACCAATCGTCCAAGGGATTTCAACCACAAACAGGTCTTGTCAACTATATTTATTGTCTGTTTTAATAAGGTGGATAGATTTggtcaaatacattttgttaaatgaaaaaagcaagttagtgcatttatttatttatttatttatttttattgtagatGTAGGAGACCATGTCCTCCTCCATTTTTTCTCTAACAACCAGGGTCATTCAcccatgaatgaataaaaatagataaagtttttacacagtgtgtacacattattatttatttcaaacatcaagacaaaacaatgaaattctgcgacacaacaaaccattaaaaaaaaaaaaaaatacaacctattttaaaatttaaaataatgcacgataatacaatataacacctacaggtatagtgcaaatgtctcgagggaacaataacaaaaatggtgaaaaatccaaaagcaatgcaaaacagtgcaatcaaaagttaaagtAGAATATAAATGTTTCAgtacaaggacatttctactttcctgtttggttttactagtcagtaacacaaagcTTAAAGAACACAATTTCCAAACAATACAATAgaattaaatagattaaaacaagaatgaaaataaaataaatataaacataaatatgggAAGAAGATTTGCAGGTATAgttacatatttttaatattaatattcaattaagataaaacatgtacagtgattgtaaagggtgtttttcacgtttattatacctttttaaattaaaaataaataaataattacaataaaaaaaaaatttggggcGCCCATCCAGCAGATAGCTCCCTAGacggccgcctgtgttgcctgtcgggaaggccggccctgctcACAACCCATGAACACCTGCTTTTTCAAGAGCTGAGACAGAAACCCACTTCCCTCAGGCTTTTGCTCCAagaattaacaaaaacattctAAAAGTGGACACAGATTTTTGATACAATTTTGACATGTATTTGTCAATAACTCTTTTATTCACAGGAAACCTTATTCTAAGGTTTCCTGTGAACACCTTGAGAATTGTTGCCTTTAAGCTAACCCATTCTTCCCCTGACAGCAGGTGTCCgacttaaggcccgggggccaaatctggcccttaagagcatccaatttggcccacaggagaaaatttaaatgacagaaaacagtaatctttgtgtaaattaccaactaatttagTTGTACATATCTCAGCCCctgcaaatacacaaattcaatgatatccacaatatttgccagtgCTAGCAGTTTTCCTGTGTTTACAATGCATAACggaagatttttttaaatggaaatgtTTCCAAATTCCcgcattttttctgaaaatattcCAAAGAGTTTGCCTATACTTTAAAcagaaattagtcacaaaatcaagtacATTTAAAGGGAAGAtgtagacatgctaatattgttgaaaaagaacatgtctTAAATCTAGGCTGTGAATGCCAaggtttttgtattatttgcaAAGTGGCAAAGTTTCTCACTTTGAATGGAAACACCCTCGGCaaggcgccagtccatcgcaaggcaacacaacacacagacagaccaacaaccactcacattcactcctacaggcaatttagagactcatgtttttggattgtgggtgGATGCCGgagtacctggagaaaacccatgcagcacggggagaacatgcaaactccacacagaactGGACCCAAGTGTCCATCCCAGAGCTTGAAcgcaggaccttcttgctgtgaggtggacgttctaaccactaatccacctAAGCCTAACTAGTGCATttattttagaaagtgtctatttgtacggttgctgtacggacaacccccgttgctattggtacggttaccgaagtacatgtacgtagcgtcttagggttagggctaggtttaggtttatgtttagggttaggttataacccaatatcgcaaaaaatttttagggttaggtttagggtatgGTTTAGTCTATAGTCACGGGACCCAAACTGACCAataactgacctatcacgtgacataaactggccaaatagaggCGCTGCGAAGGGATAGAATggcggtatattgatacggcaaccgtacggatagccactgcctttatttATCTTCTCTGCAGGCTTTCCCTTTTGTAGATAAAGTgactatttgtacagttgccgtacggacaacccccggtgctattggtacggttaccgaagtacaagtgcGTAGCGTCTTagtgttaggtttaggtttataacccaatatcgcaacaatttttagggttagggtaggtTGGTTTAGTCTTTGTCATGTGACCTAAattggccaatgactgacctatcacgtgacctaaactggccaataactgacctatcacgtgacctaaactggcgaAATAGGAGGCTGCGTAggaatagaatgtcggtataatgatacggcaaccgtaccgatagccactgcctacatTTTCAGGCCCATGTTGGGTCGGCGCTCCACATCTTGAGAATCGCTGCCAACTCGGGTCcataaaaaagttatttattttttttcattcttgtcTCCTAAAAACATTGAGTGACAGATTTGTACATAACGATTTGAAAGGTAATGACATgcatttaaggaaaaaaaaacaaaaaaaaaaccaagacaaAACATTATGTCcctccccccccacacacacacacatacattacGTCATCGATAACCTTACAACCTTATCGGTTGAATACCTCATGAGAACCTGCATACACTCACATCACATGGGGAGACGGAGCCGCTTTTGTCTGAATGCAAatgagtaaaaaagaaaaaaaaaaaaaaaaaaaaagagccgcAGAGAGATAAACGGGGTAGGTCGAAAGGGGCGGGACTTCCGGTGAGCTCAGTGAACGTTGTTTATCTGTGGTTGCAGCGTCAGGATCGAGTCAGTGTACGGACTGATAACAACACGGTAAGACCCTGtgtcagcctgtgtgtgtgtgtttagacatGTGCGCCATTCccatgcatgtgtgcgtgtgtgcgtgtgtcctgTCAGGTGCATCACTCATTATACTGACTGTCACAGAcgtgctattttttttattttattttttttgcagggCGCTGATGCTTTGCCCTTTgtgtgtccgttcactttaaaaaaaacacggtGGAGTGAGGTCACTGTGACACATTTTGAATTTGCTTCATTTTGCATGACATCATTGCTGTGCTGATGTGACAGATGCTGTGTACAGTAGAGCTGCAGGTGGACACGTATGGACCAAGTTTTCTGTCACAGTTCAACTGTTTAAAGTATTGTGTGATTTATTCATGAATTATTACGTTTTTTCCAATTAGTTTTCCAGGGCAACAACTTCCTAAAGCCCACATAGACACAGGCcttgtctatttttattttttaatcttttgctCTACAGACGCACTGAATTCTTAAGATCAGCAATTTAAATCcttcatgaaaaacaaaatgcaaaaaaaaaaaaaaaatgaaattttgacTGTAATAACATATTAAGAAATGCATGGAAACTTAATTTGACAATTAGGGTTACACTTTATTTGagactataaataataatgtgtaggCTTTTATATTGATGATAAAAAattttaatccttatttaatcaTCAGTCTTTTTCTTAATTATGTACGTTtagttttttcatgttttttctttcataaagtacttctgatttcacaattatgttatttatcttttgatttttactttacttctttattTGACACCAAGCCTTCACAATTGGGACCTAAGCTTATAAGCCTaacagtaattttattttaagaagtAGATTATACTCATATACATATTATTGTATAGCACAAATGTTGCATTAAACCAAATATGTACAAAGCAATTGAGATATTTTAAAATCTAGAATTCAAGCTTATTgtagtgtgaaaaaaacaatacaaaactcaCTTTAATTTTTGGTGTTTAATGACAAAAACTCATTATCAGGGTTCCTGGTCCTAGGGCGTAGTAGTTTGTTATAAGGCCTTTTGTAGATGTTTTAGTTTCATCTGTGCTTGAGCAATGACAGGTTTAAAAAAAGCTGGAAAGTGGCTGGAACAGGAATGAGGAACCCTTGTTAGTGCAACTGGGGTCTTTGACTCATGCCCTGGAGGATTGCAGTTTAACACGTGGTTGATAAAAATCCATCATATACTGATTTTTACAACTGATCTAGATGAATAGATGCATATATTATATATCACTTGATATAGACTAGAATCTGAAAGGGCGTCAACACACATCTCTTCAGAAACTCCAAAAATGAGCCCTAAGTTCAATTAGGTATATTGGAACAGCGAGACATATAACATGGTGCCCGCGGaccccaggtagcccgcatggaccacaAAAGGTGCCCTCAGGCTTGTTCTAACAGGAGCACTAGGAACCAATGAGCTtagtctaaaatctgatttcaaagtcacaaagataaatacaggtgACATAATAGAGTACacactgcacctttaaattaaccatctttaaatgtttgttttcactaAGACATTGAGACAAATTTgtctaagtgttgcagattggATTTTTGTTAAAGAAGCAGCAGATTTGTgataaattgtggatttttgtaaaaaaatattacagaaTTCATGATGAGTTTAAAAAGTGGCTAGCTACAGTACATTACAtttcctatgaaatgtaatgaaaatgaaacaattgcaaaccatttcctatctttttaagttactgctagttgtccttattatcttacgctttaattaaaatgaaaccgTGGGAATATAGTATTTAATAAGTGTATATCCGACCGGTAGCCCTTCGGATTATTCAGTACCTTTGAAGTAGCTCGCAGTTTCAGAAATGTTGATGACCCCTGTTCTAAATCTTGCGTAATGTACCCTCCAGAACTTCTACATGTgacctctgttaaaaacaaacagtttgACCTGTGTTTTGATCATCTTTAAGAAATGACGCCATCAATGGCGTCAATTCTTAAAGATGATCAAAACGCAGGTCAAACTGTTGACCCTAAAAGCTAAAAAGCTTTTCCAAAAACCAACACTCTACAAATGATACAAAGTCGCAACAAGAAGAATTTGTGagatgttcatgtttttttttcctgtaggTTGTTACAATCACACACCAAACGATGCTTGGCTTGGTGCTGCTGCGTGGAGGATGCAGTGCTCTGCTGTGCCTGTGGGCTTTGTTTCTGCCTGTCGACTCCCTTCATGCAGTGAACGATCCACCTCAGCTGCTGCTTGTTTCCTTCGACGGCTTCCGCTGGGACTACGTGGACCGCGTCCCCACACCGAACTTCCACAGCATCATGGATGAGGGTGTGTATGTGGAGAAAGTGGAGAATGTGTACATCACCAAGACCTTCTCCAACCACTACAGCTTGGTCACAGGGCTGTACTCTGAGTCGCATGGCATTGTGGGCAATGAGATGTACGACCCTGCCCTGAACCAGTCCTTCTCCATGGAAACTGACAGCATGTATAACTCCCGTTGGTGGGAGGAGGCCGTGCCGCTCTGGGTGACCATCCAGAAAGCGGGAGGGCGGAGTGGAGCGGCGATGTGGCCTGGCTCGGATGTGAAGATCCACGGCATGTACCCTTCACAGTACCTTCCATACAACGCTTCCCTCCCCTTCGAGTCTCGCGTGGAACACATCATCGAGTGGTTCTCGGCGCCGAAACAGGAAGCGGTGAATTTCGGAGTTCTGTACTGGGAGGAGCCGGATGAGAGCGGGCACATCCTGGGACCTCAGAGTCCCCTCATGGATGGAGTGATCGCAGGAATCGACGAGAAGCTTGGTTTCCTCATCAGCGAGCTGAAGAAAGCTGGGCTGTATGAGAAGGTGAACCTCATAGTGACCAGTGACCACGGTATGGCACAACTTTCACCGGATAAAATCATTGAGCTGGACGAGTACGTGAGCAGAGACCTCTACACCTGGGTGGACAAGAGTCCAGTGGTGGGACTCATACCAAATGAAGGTAATGCAAGATAAGAATAGAACATTCtagatctaaatgttatgttaaccctcctattatcctcaaatattactaacacatttaacacttggggtcaatctgactaaattagaattaatttatcttgaatagttttcatccaagaGTATGAACtagagctgggtgatatatcaagattcaaaatatattgagttttccattttggggATATAGAAAGTTAAAATATCACCCctttcaatatatatatttttacatgttattttgtcttaaaatacttgttttaggagttgctgctttcactacgtctcagaacagcatcaaaagcacagtttgacggattgctgagtgcgtcctaacccagatcttcccctaaacaagccacactacagaactgactcacacgtgctgtcccttaggagaaaaacactaaagtggcacatattgtgcaactgtttgtcaataaatgtgcctgtgttgcattttgcatcagcaaatgtaTCCCTAAATTCTGAAaagattatatttttaaatttacattgtatatcgccattttgagaaaaaatattgagttatgagttttggtccataccTCCCAGCCCTAGTATGAACCCCATTGGTTGTGGTGATTATTTGACCtgtcctgcagcgccaccatcaggtcaaactttcagttttagagttagtgtacctttaaaatctttcatccaaataattTCTAATTTGGTGTGCACATTCACGACTCTCACGGAATAAACCATATTGATTGTTGGTCTTTCCATTTTTGGAAGGGATTGTGTCTGCTGGAGGATCAACACTCATTGTCGTCAGATAGGAATGCCTCAAACTCAGGGTCCTCATCAACACAAccctctgtctcagacacatctTCCTCCAtgtcacttttactgtgaaagagctctTCCCAAACCTCACTGACAGTAAACCTTTGAGGTCCCACATGGGTTACACACAGTTTTATGAAAAGTTGATAGGCACACACATCCCAGAGGATGACTGGGTGCTGGACTGGAAGAATGATGACAAAAGTAGCAAAAGTGAGTCAGCGCACCAGATACGGGTACACTTCCTTATAAAGGTAACGTGATCTAAAACACctgtgtggtcatgtgacaaaaataaacacattgcaAAAACGTAATATATGATTAATATCTTTAAAATCATGTAATGTATATAAAACCATAAgattacaaaaaataagaaattaaataaagaattaATTTTAAATCCAAACGCAACAATACGGACATTAatttagtcacacacacacaatcatgacaaataaacaaacgaaaggaaagaaacaaaattacaaaaatgtattttagctgatttacacagctaaaacagcttggggtcaaattgactccAGATGAACACCAATGTGTATAacgtgttcagcacattgaaaaaaatgtcatcgtgataattttatgcttaataaATTGTAGCTATCAAATTctgaaaagtcatgaaatatgaagcaaaaaaaataattaaagtcaactattattttttgaatgataaacattgattggggtcaaaatgacccaTAGGATAATGGAAGGGTTAATGTTTTCCATTCCTGTCTTGTCCTGTCCTGTCTATATTAGGGAAACTCAATGAAGTCTACAGTTTGTTGGCCGACGCAAACCCCAACATGGTGGCGTACAAGAAGGAAGAGATCCCCGAACGCCTCCATTACCAACACAACATCCGGATCACGCCAATAATCCTGGAGGCCAAAGAGGGCTGGACCATCATGCAGAACAGGACGGGACCCTTCATGCGTATGATTCCACACCTCACACAACTGTGCCGTGACAGCGTTCTGTTTTTAGGCTGCACTCATTAAAAACAGGTTCTGTCAGAAAAGTTCAAACAGCAGCTTTTGTCTGCGCTAAAATTAGCTCCGCAGCACATCTGTTTTAGTCACTGAACCAACGTGTGCATTGGTTCAGCGCTTGGTGCGCGTTCTCCTAACTGTAATCAACAAAGAGAAGCAGATTTAACTCCCTCTTTGTTTCTGCTACTACTCTCATGGCATTGTTAAATCAAGCGATTTAGTTTAACAATGCATGCATGCGATCCTTAATATTTAATTAGGTTGTTTcccctttgtttttaaaagatcaACAACGGgctttaataattaaaacacgacagtcaattaaatttaaaataaaggtttaattaatgtttttttttttttgggtacaGCATGCATAGGTTGTTTCTATCACTTTAAAAATAAGTGAGTCACCAAAATATTATCATATACTGTAACAGCAGAAGGCAGCACCTGTCAATCTGGTCTTTTCTCCCTCCCTGTACGGTATTAGCGTTAATGTCATTCTTgtgaatctaaatgtcaaaattaaaatgttaactTGATTTGAAAAACCGGCAAGCAGCCAAGAAAGCATCCTGTAATTTCCCTTTTagtgttgatttattttaaaacaggaaATAGTGATTCCTGCACGTTTTAAAGGGCTTTGTGCTTTTTCACAACTTTTCCGGGCAAATGATTGTATCTTGTTACAAAACCATGTTATTCTGAAATCTCATATGTTTTTACAGTACAGTATCAATCAGTAGACGTGCCTTGTTGATCGTTGTGTGTCTTGGCAGactgtattttagtcaaaatttagtaATCAGGagtatttcagttatagttttagtcaacaaGATGCtattaagattttatttttactctacTAAATCTAATCTACAGTATATAGGATAACAgctgacatgttttttaatggttCAATTACCATTGATCACCCTAATATGCAATGGTATTAATGTGTAACACCACATGAGCCGTCTTGATAATTTGTAATTTGGATTGCGTCTAAATGTTAACCTTTacagtttagtttttatcaGTTGACGaaaatatctatatctatatatatatctatatatatatagtgaatgagagtgagtggttgtctgtgtgtgttgccctgcgatggactggagccctgttcagggtgtatccccgcccagcgcccaatgagagctggagattggcaccggcagacccccgtgaccctgaacaggaataagtgggtctgaaaatgaatgaatgaatatatatatatatatatatatgttattgtAACTTAAAAGAATGTAGTTGACGAAAACTATGACGGAAACATTTTGTTCAAACCTGAATGGTTAGTTGTTCAGCGTACTAATAATAAGACCCCAGAATCATATCCTCACATTACACTTAATGAATCGTGTAATTTTGACAGGAGTAGTGCTTGCTGTGTAGTGCATGCTGTTAGCCTTTTTGAGCTTTCACAAATAGTTTTTGTGCTCATGGCTTGTGATTTATTATCCAGTAATATTAATGGATCGCTGTGTTTGATTTAGTGCGAGCTGAGGCCATTGGCGATGGTAGTAAATCATTGAAGGAATGGGGTGACAGACTATAACAGCATAAATGGGACTCGTGATTTATTGATTGTGAGCACAAGATGCCAAAGTGGAACTGATATTGTTATGCTAGTAGTAGATGCACGCCTCCCTCACAATTATTTAACTTATCTTTTGATTTTTACTCTCTTTTTGAGTAATACCAAGCCCTCATAATTTGGACATAAGCCTATAAacttgcacatgctgtcaaaggtcaacaccacaggaagtgcaatcattatgagacagcaatgcatattttgttattgcaataaaatacattgatttattttattgcttaattgtgaccatcaccagccctccctaaggaagggtgagaaatcttttattatagggaggatataaaaagggagagcagtgttacac encodes:
- the enpp5 gene encoding ectonucleotide pyrophosphatase/phosphodiesterase family member 5 — translated: MLGLVLLRGGCSALLCLWALFLPVDSLHAVNDPPQLLLVSFDGFRWDYVDRVPTPNFHSIMDEGVYVEKVENVYITKTFSNHYSLVTGLYSESHGIVGNEMYDPALNQSFSMETDSMYNSRWWEEAVPLWVTIQKAGGRSGAAMWPGSDVKIHGMYPSQYLPYNASLPFESRVEHIIEWFSAPKQEAVNFGVLYWEEPDESGHILGPQSPLMDGVIAGIDEKLGFLISELKKAGLYEKVNLIVTSDHGMAQLSPDKIIELDEYVSRDLYTWVDKSPVVGLIPNEGKLNEVYSLLADANPNMVAYKKEEIPERLHYQHNIRITPIILEAKEGWTIMQNRTGPFMLGNHGYDNALQSMQPVFVARGPAFRQNYVKPSMRSVDLYPLMCQILAISALPNNGSLSNVQDLLSPEMILPTATPPPPTPPTLSRYSYAPVVGSFLGVVMVLGFLVVYVVFVTLKQRPSLKHRRWEMSQPLLQEDLQL